A single Phragmites australis chromosome 4, lpPhrAust1.1, whole genome shotgun sequence DNA region contains:
- the LOC133915039 gene encoding prohibitin-6, mitochondrial-like: MSFKGAKMPSAPPKGAGALAKLVLVGGTLAYAGLNSFYNVEGGHRAIVFNRLEGIKDKVYPEGTHLIIPWFERPIIYDVRARPNLVESTSGSRDLQMVRIGLRVLTRPMPDQLPKIYRSLGENFNERVLPSIIHETLKAVVAQYNASQLITQREAVSREIRKVLTERANNFNIALDDVSITSLSFGKEFTHAIEAKQVAAQEAERAKFIVEKAEQDKKSAIIRAQGEAKSAELIGQAIANNPAFLALRQIEAAREISHTMATSNNRVYLDSNDLLLGLQQLKVGGKQKK, from the exons ATGAGCTTCAAGGGGGCCAAGATGCCGAGCGCTCCGCCGAAGGGCGCGGGCGCCCTTGCCAAGTTGGTGCTGGTGGGCGGCACGCTGGCGTACGCCGGCCTCAACAGCTTCTACAACGTCGAGGGAGGCCACCGCGCCATCGTCTTCAACCGCCTCGAGGGCATCAAGGACAAG GTGTACCCCGAAGGGACTCACCTGATCATCCCGTGGTTCGAGAGGCCCATTATCTACGACGTCCGCGCCCGCCCCAACCTCGTCGAGAGCACCTCCGGAAGCCGGGACCTCCAGATG GTGAGAATTGGTCTTCGTGTTCTTACACGACCCATGCCAGATCAACTACCTAAAATCTACAGGAGCCTGGGGGAGAACTTCAACGAGAGAGTTTTGCCTTCAATCATTCATGAAACACTCAAAGCTGTGGTTGCGCAATACAATGCCAGCCAGCTGATCACACAGAGAGAG GCTGTAAGCAGGGAGATTAGGAAGGTTCTGACTGAGAGGGCCAATAACTTCAATATTGCTCTGGATGATGTGTCCATCACAAGCCTCAGCTTTGGAAAAGAGTTTACTCATGCCATTGAAGCCAAACAGGTTGCTGCACAAGAAGCGGAGCGTGCCAAGTTCATTGTTGAGAAGGCTGAGCAAGACAAGAAAAGTGCAATTATCAGGGCACAG GGTGAAGCTAAGAGTGCAGAGCTTATTGGTCAAGCCATTGCCAACAACCCTGCTTTCCTCGCTCTCAGACAGATTGAAGCTGCAAGGGAGATCTCTCACACCATGGCTACCTCAAACAACAGGGTGTACCTTGATTCCAATGACCTTTTGCTGGGACTCCAGCAGCTGAAAGTGGGGGGCAAACAAAAGAAGTGA